A region of Bacteroidota bacterium DNA encodes the following proteins:
- a CDS encoding HipA N-terminal domain-containing protein has translation MRIVEIYRNGTLAGTLTEENRQHFVFRYDDNYFNDSDKPAISLTLPKTQKEYSSKFLFPFFFNMLSEGVNRKLQSTQLRIDEEDNFGLLAATAQYDTIGAVTVKPIEAK, from the coding sequence ATGAGAATAGTGGAGATATACCGCAACGGAACTTTGGCTGGAACACTGACAGAAGAAAATCGTCAGCATTTTGTGTTCAGGTATGATGACAATTATTTTAATGATTCAGACAAACCGGCTATCAGTTTAACGCTTCCAAAAACACAAAAAGAATATAGCAGCAAATTTCTTTTTCCATTTTTCTTTAATATGCTTAGTGAAGGGGTAAACAGGAAATTACAAAGCACACAACTGAGGATTGATGAAGAGGATAATTTTGGTTTGCTGGCTGCAACCGCCCAATATGATACGATAGGAGCCGTAACTGTAAAACCAATAGAGGCAAAATGA